The region AAACATAACCATACGCAGAGTAAGCTAATCCTCTTTTTACTCTAATCTCTTCCATTAATCTAGATCCAAAACCACTTCCACCTAATATAAAAGAAGCCACTTTTGCCATATATGTGTCTTCATCTTTTACATTAACATTAAAAGGACTACCAAAATAGATATATGCTTGTTGAGTATCTTTTATAGTCTCTTTAGTTATAGGTTTTGAAGATGGGCTTATTTTTATCTCTTTATTCTTATTTTGTGCGTTTAAAACCTTTATACTATTTTTTATTTTTGAAATAATCTCTTCATATTTAAAGTCTCCACCAACTACAATTATTAAATTATTTAAATCTAAATTGTTTTTTAGCTGTTTTTCAACATCTTCAAGTTTTATTTTAGAAATAGTTTTAATTGTTCCAGAAGAAGGGTTTTCTAAAGGAGTGTCTTTAAATATTAATTTTTTTAAATTATTTGATGCAACATAATCAAAATCATTTTCTTTTCTTTTTAAAGAACCAGTTTGAATAGTTTTGATTTTTTCTAAAACATCATTACTATAGTTTGGATCTTTTAATAAATCACTTAATAGTTTTAAACCTTTTTCATGAACATCTTTTAAAGATGATAACTCAATAACAAATGTTTCAAAACCATTACTTGTATGTAGTGAAATTGCAGAATTTTCTA is a window of Halarcobacter sp. DNA encoding:
- a CDS encoding pitrilysin family protein, which encodes MGAIIKHINIKGVDIPVVFEQEKSLPILNLQLVFTNSGYMQDKKHSGLTSISAKLLNEGTKKLGSIKFAEKLENSAISLHTSNGFETFVIELSSLKDVHEKGLKLLSDLLKDPNYSNDVLEKIKTIQTGSLKRKENDFDYVASNNLKKLIFKDTPLENPSSGTIKTISKIKLEDVEKQLKNNLDLNNLIIVVGGDFKYEEIISKIKNSIKVLNAQNKNKEIKISPSSKPITKETIKDTQQAYIYFGSPFNVNVKDEDTYMAKVASFILGGSGFGSRLMEEIRVKRGLAYSAYGYVSINKSYSYFTGYLQTKLESADEAKNLVQSLVNEFVKNGVSKDELDSAKKFLLGSEPLRTETLSQRLNRAFTLFYKGLSQDYNKKELEKIENLKLEALNKYIKSHKEINNLSFSIVRK